One genomic segment of Vulpes vulpes isolate BD-2025 chromosome 2, VulVul3, whole genome shotgun sequence includes these proteins:
- the BSDC1 gene encoding BSD domain-containing protein 1 isoform X2, with the protein MAEGEDVGWWRSWLQQSYQAVKEKSSEALEFMKRDLTEFTQVVQHDTACTIAATASVVKEKLATEGSSGATEKMKKGLSDFLGVISDTFAPSPDKTIDCDVITLMGTPSGTAEPYDGTKARLYSLQSDPATYCNEPDGPPELFDAWLSQFCLEEKKGEISELLVGSPSIRALYTKMVPAAVSHAEFWHRYFYKVHQLEQEQARRDALKQRAEQSISEEPGWEEEEDELVSISPTSPKEAKVSVAKTSTSPEGGPGPLSPCEENPVTPAEPPREVTPSESSESISLVTQVAKPATAAEAQVLPKDLSQKLLEASLEEQGLAVDVGETGPPPPAQFKPHTPAGRPTGPEPRPPARVETLREEVLTDLRVFELNSDSGKSTPSNNGKKGSSTDISEDWEKDFDLDMTEEEVQMALSKVDASGELEDVEWEDWE; encoded by the exons GAGTTCATGAAGCGAGACCTGACAGAGTTTACCCAGGTGGTGCAGCATGACACGGCTTGTACCATTGCAGCCACAGCCAGCGTGGTCAAGGAGAAGCTCGCT ACTGAAGGTTCCTCGGGGGcaacagagaaaatgaagaagggGTTGTCTGACTTCCTAGGGGTCATCTCCGATACCTTTGCTCCCTCGCCAGACAAAACCATAGACTGCGATGTCATCACCCTGATGGGCACACCCTCTGGTACAGCCGAGCCTTATGATGGCACCAAG GCTCGCCTCTATAGCCTACAGTCAGACCCGGCAACCTACTGCAATGAACCAGATG GACCCCCGGAACTGTTTGATGCCTGGCTTTCCCAGTTCTGCTTGGAAGAGAAGAAGGGGGAGATCTCAGAGCTTCTTGTAGGCAGCCCCTCCATCCGGGCCCTCTACACCAAGATG GTCCCAGCAGCTGTTTCCCATGCAGAATTTTGGCATCGATATTTCTATAAAGTCCATCAACTAGAGCAG GAGCAGGCCCGGAGGGATGCCCTGAAGCAACGGGCAGAACAGAGCATCTCTGAAGAGCCTGgctgggaggaagaagaag ACGAGCTTGTGAGCATTTCACCCACATCTCCAAAAGAGGCAAAGGTTTCTGTGGCCAAAACTTCCACATCCCCTGAAGGAGGACCTGGCCCCTTGAGCCCCTGTGAAGAGAATCCAGTGACTCCAGCTGAGCCTCCTAGAGAGGTGACTCCATCAGAGAGCAGCGAGAGCATCTCCCTTGTAACGCAGGTTGCCAAACCTGCCACTGCAGCTGAGGCACAAGTGCTGCCCAAGGACCTGTCTCAAAAGCTTCTAGAGGCATCTTTGGAGGAACAGGGCCTGGCTGTGGATGTGGGTGAGACTGGacctccacccccagctcagttcaagccccacacccCTGCTGGCCGTCCCACTggcccagagcccaggcctcCAGCCAGAGTAGAGACTCTGAGGGAGGAGGTACTCACAGACTTACGGGTGTTTGAGCTGAACTCGGATAGTGGGAAGTCTACACCCTCTAACAACGGAAAGAAAG GCTCAAGCACAGATATCAGCGAGGACTGGGAAAAGGACTTTGACTTGGACATGACTGAAGAAGAAGTGCAGATGGCACTCTCCAAAGTGGATGCCTCTGGGGAG CTGGAAGATGTAGAGTGGGAGGACTGGGAATGA
- the BSDC1 gene encoding BSD domain-containing protein 1 isoform X1, with protein MRGQESHRRAARYVCLHREDVGWWRSWLQQSYQAVKEKSSEALEFMKRDLTEFTQVVQHDTACTIAATASVVKEKLATEGSSGATEKMKKGLSDFLGVISDTFAPSPDKTIDCDVITLMGTPSGTAEPYDGTKARLYSLQSDPATYCNEPDGPPELFDAWLSQFCLEEKKGEISELLVGSPSIRALYTKMVPAAVSHAEFWHRYFYKVHQLEQEQARRDALKQRAEQSISEEPGWEEEEDELVSISPTSPKEAKVSVAKTSTSPEGGPGPLSPCEENPVTPAEPPREVTPSESSESISLVTQVAKPATAAEAQVLPKDLSQKLLEASLEEQGLAVDVGETGPPPPAQFKPHTPAGRPTGPEPRPPARVETLREEVLTDLRVFELNSDSGKSTPSNNGKKGSSTDISEDWEKDFDLDMTEEEVQMALSKVDASGELEDVEWEDWE; from the exons GAGTTCATGAAGCGAGACCTGACAGAGTTTACCCAGGTGGTGCAGCATGACACGGCTTGTACCATTGCAGCCACAGCCAGCGTGGTCAAGGAGAAGCTCGCT ACTGAAGGTTCCTCGGGGGcaacagagaaaatgaagaagggGTTGTCTGACTTCCTAGGGGTCATCTCCGATACCTTTGCTCCCTCGCCAGACAAAACCATAGACTGCGATGTCATCACCCTGATGGGCACACCCTCTGGTACAGCCGAGCCTTATGATGGCACCAAG GCTCGCCTCTATAGCCTACAGTCAGACCCGGCAACCTACTGCAATGAACCAGATG GACCCCCGGAACTGTTTGATGCCTGGCTTTCCCAGTTCTGCTTGGAAGAGAAGAAGGGGGAGATCTCAGAGCTTCTTGTAGGCAGCCCCTCCATCCGGGCCCTCTACACCAAGATG GTCCCAGCAGCTGTTTCCCATGCAGAATTTTGGCATCGATATTTCTATAAAGTCCATCAACTAGAGCAG GAGCAGGCCCGGAGGGATGCCCTGAAGCAACGGGCAGAACAGAGCATCTCTGAAGAGCCTGgctgggaggaagaagaag ACGAGCTTGTGAGCATTTCACCCACATCTCCAAAAGAGGCAAAGGTTTCTGTGGCCAAAACTTCCACATCCCCTGAAGGAGGACCTGGCCCCTTGAGCCCCTGTGAAGAGAATCCAGTGACTCCAGCTGAGCCTCCTAGAGAGGTGACTCCATCAGAGAGCAGCGAGAGCATCTCCCTTGTAACGCAGGTTGCCAAACCTGCCACTGCAGCTGAGGCACAAGTGCTGCCCAAGGACCTGTCTCAAAAGCTTCTAGAGGCATCTTTGGAGGAACAGGGCCTGGCTGTGGATGTGGGTGAGACTGGacctccacccccagctcagttcaagccccacacccCTGCTGGCCGTCCCACTggcccagagcccaggcctcCAGCCAGAGTAGAGACTCTGAGGGAGGAGGTACTCACAGACTTACGGGTGTTTGAGCTGAACTCGGATAGTGGGAAGTCTACACCCTCTAACAACGGAAAGAAAG GCTCAAGCACAGATATCAGCGAGGACTGGGAAAAGGACTTTGACTTGGACATGACTGAAGAAGAAGTGCAGATGGCACTCTCCAAAGTGGATGCCTCTGGGGAG CTGGAAGATGTAGAGTGGGAGGACTGGGAATGA